CGGCAGAGTGTTGGAGGATAGAAGGAGGATGAGAGGAAACAATGAGTGTGGAAATGaggaacttttttttttatttttaaataatataattttcaagaaaaaattatcaatcaaatatgaaaaaattagaaatattGTGCAAATTGTTGTCCTTCAAGCCAAACACAACCTAATTAGTCTAACttacaattttaattttgttttaaatgATTCACATATTTAggatttatatataataatacaataataacaattcTATAATACAAAAACTATTAAACATGTATTTGGAAAGCATTTTCCTATTGAAATGAGTACTCTtttttcaatcaaatcaaaagCCTATTTAGGCCAAGGTTCTAAAAAAATAagtgtttttttaattaaaaaaagcttatttaataaaagcaagatttgtttattaaatttttcttatttgataCGTAGAAGttcgtttggtagagtgtataaGAATATTATTGAATATGGTATATTAGCAATATTTACATAAGTAATGCTGATATTAATTATACTTGTATTAGTTATAGTGAAATTATTTCTTACGTAGTGTTTGGtttgatgtattaaaaataatatgcatcgcataatttctaaaaaattaCTTTCTACAAAAAAAACCTCAACAAATATAGTTGAAAGGACGTGGGAAATGTTTTGAGGGATAATTAAGGTTTAATCATGataatacatgtattaaaaCCCTTTGTATTGCTAATACCATGAATTTTCATTTATTAGTTATACACACCTTAATATCAAATAGAGTGCATAACTAATGTTTACATTAATTATACATTAATTACACAAAGCTAACGCATGCATTGTTTTTTCCAATGCAGTCTACCTAACAACCCCTTTTAAGTGTTACAGAATTTAGAATGAAATTCTTAAATCTTTCCTTACATGAATTACGTAAAGAAATATAATTACTTATTTGAAATTGATTATATACTACTAATATTTAGAACTTTAGAATtaataaaatgttttttttttggcgAGATTTATGTTTTTGGGGTGGGTTAGTGTTTATGTTGAGTAAGTCAAAAAATGGGtgggtaaatttatttaattggtgTCAGAGTTTAAAATTGGATCAGTATAACGCCCCCgtgaaatttaaataatttttttttaaaaaaaattggtgtTTACTATTAGTCAAAGGGTATAGTGAGCCAAAAATATAACTAAGGGATATTTTTAGCAAAATAGGTGAATGAAGAGTATCTTTAGATTTTTTGTGATAGTCTGGAGagatttttttcccttttccgTATTAAGAAATAGTCATTTagttatttttctaatttttaaaattttaaaatcaacgAACTTTTTGGCGTAATAGATCCTTCATTATTTTAACTATGAAATATAACATATTGACAAAAGAAATAGCTAAAAAATTGAAACTAATATTTATGTTGATATGgtattatgagtatatatttataaattgaaCACAAGTCttatatattgtatatcaaATTTTCGAGCActtaatttcaattttcattATGTtaaagagtattttttaaaaataaactttcaGTTTATGAAATAGATTCCTTTTGTTATTGTTTAACTTAGAATGATTAGGAGCTCTTTTTCTATTTTGCGTTGATGGAATGTCTCCTCCTATTTTTAGTTTCATATCAACATGTATTCGAGGTGGAAGAAACTGTTTGAGATATAATGTTCCAcaaatattattgtttttttttcactcatcaatatatttgttatttttgaaatttattagaCATTCTTCAACTAATATATAAATCTAAATAAACCACTAttaagtgattattcaattttctAATGTTAATAGAGGCGGATTCAGAATTTTGAATCTCTGGATGCTACTTTAAACAGTAATCTATGACAAAAACTCTAGCGAAACAAgataatacttaatatttatcAGCAAATTTGCATACAAAATTCAGACTTGTTTTTTTTTGACAACCCTTTAAAAAGAGAGCCCTGGTCACTAAACTCCCGCTATGCTAAAACCATCTAGCCaaagaattttcttggacttgtTTTGTTGGTTTAGTTAAGATTTTACTTACAAGAGGTTTAAAGTTCTAATCTACTtattcacaattctttttaCAATAATTTTTACACCTCACAACAAAGCTTGAACTTGCATCCTTATGGTATTAAACCTGAGCTTTAATAACTAGCACCACAAGACTTATTATTTCTAAGAGTGCTGCATTTAATATTTAGATTTTCcttataaatatgtatataaatatacatgTACATACAAATTTTCAACCAAGATCACTGAATGGTGTGGCACCCTCTTAGATCTACATAGATCCTCCCCTGCTAATGTATGTGAAGAAAGATATATATGAACCGTATGAATGAGACTTCGTGTCAATTACAAGCGAATTTGTAGGCATTTTATTTCTTCTAAATTTTACTTCTATCGATACTATTTATGTTGTTAAGGTACTTATTACATGTTTGTACATATAATGTGTTCAACTTAATACCAGTGCAGAGGTGTGAGAAGTttgccatggatggtttcaaaagaggtaggggtaggccgaagaaatattgagaagaggtgattagacaggatatgacACAGTTACAGTTTATCGAGAACataaccttagataggagggtgtggaggatccatattagggtagaaggctagtacatagtctcgttattcttccatattagtaggcgcattagcacactataatttctctgtgtcgctttcgttatttgcgttattcgttatttACTTTCCCATAATGCTTTGAACTTGttagccttatctgacttctttgacctctttttatgcttattttgagccgagggtctctcgaaaacagccgtcttaccttggtaggagtaaggtctgcgtacactttgccctccccagaccccatgttgtggaatttcactgggttgttgttgttgtatataaactattataagaaaacaaaaGTTAGTTTCTAATCATAATTTAGAAgagttatttattaatttaaatatatttatgatttataatgatAGTAAATAAATCACAGTgtcaaaatatattaattttcgcGACATTATATTTCACATGAATAAACATATGTTGAACTTTAAAGAAAAGTATCAATGGTGTAATAAAAcagacaataatatatttagatATAATATTTACTGATATCATTTAACtagttataatatttattttaataccAATTGCTACCTTTTTTAGTAATTTattcttataataattttattgattaagATGAGACACACTACATACACTAAACTAGTTTTATAAAACATAAAGAGATCATCTAATTAACATGCAAGTTTCATGTTTTTCTATACTCTCCATGCTTTAATTTATGCGgtattttcttttccatttttgGAGAGTCACTTTAATTACTTTTTGAAGATAAATTAAATTAGATCAATTTAATATgttcaaaatgaaatttaaatattttaaaattatataaaaaatactataaattgtATTTCTCTTCATACCGATATgacaataaaatttatttaaattattaatcaaaattacataatttaaatttaaaagatgaaaaggaTCACATAAAATACAAGCAGTAGTAGAATAAGAAAGTAAATCAGAATCCAGAAGAGTATCTTTTGATTTCAATGCATTAATGGGTTTTCTAGTTCTAAAGTTGACATGATTTTGCCTAAATAAAAAGATTTGGGCAgtcaatttaaaataatacattAAGATACAACTATATAAGTTAAGGTAAAAATCTTGTGGAACTTATTAAAGTGCTGCTTAAAGATTTTGTTTAAGCGAAAATAATGGTAAtcacttttgaaaatatattagtGTTTACAAAACCACGACTTTTTCCTAGTAAATTTGGTCCATACCTTGTTTggaactaaaaataataattaatcttTAACTAATGTAccacaattattattatttttcattttgaagTGAGTTGAGAGttttctaattaatatttttgttcaatcttatttttattttagcgggagcttaagtgcaccgggctgcctttttttttctttttattgtcTAGTTATTTTCGAAATTCAGTCTTGTGTTACATTTCACAAAACCTGAAATATTATCGCCTGTGACTATTTGGattaactaattaaaaataGTTGATAAGCATCGTTtgttgaaaaatatatataggtATTGAAattgataataaataaatagtgtGTTTGGTTCAAACAAATGTTGATAAGAATATTTCATGTTAAAATGATTGAAATATTCTGTAAGTTGTTTataggaaaataaatttaaaagtattttgatgaaaaaaaatatatgaataacCTAAATAGAATAGAGAGAAAATTTAAAGTGACATTTTTAGGAAGAATGATATTAgagataaaattataaaatatttcatcTAATCAAAAGTACTCATAAATGGTAAAATTATCAACTTATGATTTTTAACTgattttaacttataaatatTTGACTTGTAGAAACTTTTTGGGTTACCAAAcacaaataaatcaaaaaattcattttAACTAATTTTACAAACTTATAAACTTAGCAAATGCCCTCTTgatcatcttttatttttaatttctaggTATACTGCATTATTTGTCTAAATACATGTAGGTTATTTgcattttttctcaaattttgtgATGTtctttaattcttattttttttgcagACTTGAGATTCTCAAAAACTTATGTCCTACTAACTATAGACATAAGTTCAATTGcggataaaaattaaaaatcaacacatttaaaaagtaaaaattaaaaatcaactcatttaaaaggaaaatatgCAATTTTAATTTGTGAATACTACGTGTTGCTTCAATAATGTATTTCAGTATTTTCAATCATTTAATAGCAGTGATAGTAACAGAGACAAGActttcaacaacaaaaaaaaagttctatcatctattatatatacataatttttttctaattagttTTTTCATAAATCTAAATGTGATTAATTTTGGGATGTTCttttattataatttctttCCTGTACCTAACTCCATATTTGCGGTTGAGTTAGTCTTCGTTGGGAAAAAGGACATAATTTCAGGTAAAATTAATGCGGTCTGATTTGgattataattattaaataaataaaactaagAGAAGAATAATTGGATGATGACAGTACGATTTAAAACTTGTAGGGGCCTAATGGATGTCCACTTTAgtgtaattattttaatcaaatattttttgtatttgaatTTTTGTGCCACATGTTGGAGTCAGGTTTGGATTTTTCCTAGAATAAGTTGAGTTATATTGGCAAATATGATTTCGTTTTCATGCATatctacaaaaataaataataatgacTTCAATTATGACTAAAAATGTATCCCATGTTGTCTCCTTGTGCCAATTAGAGATAAGTTCAATCATCTTTTGGTTTACCAAATTGCGCTGTCAAGTCGAAGTCACCTTACAATAACTGATATATGTATACTTTTATAATGTAACTAGTGAAGGTTAGCAAGGTGcccaatcaatatatatatatattttttatattatttatgtcaTATTATTTGTAAAGTTCATTGACgttgaaaaaatatatgataattttTAATGAGGTTTTATAGAGATGTTTGAAAGTAAAAgtgtatttataatttatattacgGTGGTCAAGAACATGTATGATGGAACTAGGATTAAGTGAGGACAATTAGTGAAGACTCAAAGCACTTCACAATAGTCGTGATGAGGTTGCActaggatcaactcttagtctgATTTATTTGCCTTAATGATGAATGAACTGAGACGATATATCCAAGGAGAGATGTCAAGGTGTATGTTGTTTGCTGATGACATAATTTTGATTGACGAGATTCGTGGTGGAGTTAACGATAGGGTGGAGATGTAGAGACATACCCTAGATTTAAATGATTCAAGTTGAGCAAGATCATGACAGATGTAAAGATATGACACATAgacctaactcaaccccaaaagctatCTCATGAGGGGAGGATTGTCCAAGTTCATATAAGTAATCCAATTTTCCATCCCTCTATCGATGTGGGAATTCTTAACACTCCTCCGCACGCCTAGACTTCAATTGGAGCATGGACACTATAATATGGGGTCCCAACATCGGTGAACAAAGAATTGGGATGGGTCTGGCTCTGATATCATGTAAAGATATGACATCTAGActtaactcaaccccaaaagctagctcatgaggggAGAATTGTCAAGTCCATATAAGGAATCCAATTTCCCATCCCTTTAGCGATGTGGAAATTCTTAACAACAGAGTACTTGGAGTGCAAGACCAGTAATGTAACTCACGAGGCAAATTTGAAAGTGAGGATTAATAAACAAGTCATCTCGAAGAAAagaagtttcaagtatcttggatatataatccaagaaaatagaAAGATCAACGATGATATTTCATACAATATTAAAGTAGGAtgaatgaaatggaggctcgcatCCGACGTTTTGTGTGATAAAAATTTGTCATCAAGATTTAAAAGTAGATTCCATAAAGTGATTGTCAAACCAGTTATGTTGTATATGTTAAGAATGAAGATATTTGGGACAATGAGAGTGACCCCAGTGTGGATAAGATGGGGGAGGCGAGACTCAGATCGATGGTTCAGACATGTGAAAAAGAGATACACTAATGCCCAGTGAGGAATTGcgaaagattgaaaatgatgGATATGGAGAGCGGTAGAAGAAGaccaaagaaatattggagagaagtgattagataggacatgacaTCATCtaccgaagaagtattggggcgagggattagataggacatgacgTACTTATAACTTATCAAGAACAtgatgttgacacccaattttggccctCCACAACACAAGTTAACTATCgagcttcttcaatttcaaacaattttaaaataattaggttttataaaatacaattattttcaagtatatttgtcatttttataatttttaaataatttatacgGTCTtatataattattcatataattataattatttatataattgacTTTTAggaatattcaaaattgatctTAAAAAGGtttgaatttttattaattatttcgtaaattagtaGCTTTTATTTTCGAATTGATTAGTTTATAATtaggttaattattttatttttgttagaattaagaacttgttatttaattagtgTTAATTCGTCCTATTTAAATGTTAGCCGAATCCCCTATTTAAATTCAACCTGACTAAATTCTTAATTCAATGAAAATGGTTAATTTCTTAATTCAATTgactataattaaaatttatatggtCATTAGTTAAATTGCAATCCTAACCAATTGTTTCTGCCCAAAACCCAACCCAATTACCTACACCTATATTACAAAATCCATTTTAACCCACTAACTTTAAAgagaaatttacataaatgtactacattaagaaaatattacatttatagtaatattttttttttcattgaacacttataatacaattttaatacatattagcaagaataatttataaaactcatataatacaattttaatacatattagcaagaataatttataaaactcatataatataaattttattcatgaataatatatttatcacatactttaatacacttataatacattgtgtcaatttattatcaaacaagtataatatatatttaaaacacttataatacatttatattgcatgcataattcacttttaatacattacagatatatcataatattgccacatattattataaataataataaataaataaaatcgctaaaatcaataattatttattaaaaaaaaattcctagtaatttttcctcatactaacctaccCAATCATACAACTACAACAAGCCAACACATGGCAATTCCATGTCACCCCCACGGACCCCACCTATAATTTCTACAACCTACAGCAATACTACATACAATACACTTTCACTAACTAAATGACCCAAGTTCTTAATATTCATACAATTAATTCCCAACATCGCGTACACCACCAGTACAAAACCCCTATACATATACCACCGATACAGTACATACGCCTCGTCTTCTCCCTCAAATATGATTAATCGtatatttttaaaagacttAATCACTTTCAATTTATTTCGAACTGTTTAagttaaggttttttttttgccttaaaaactcaaaaaatgttcttttacttaattattttctcaaaattagttaaatattttttaaatcgtcggaCAACTGGATGTTAACAACCACTTTGAATGCTAACATCTTCTCAAAGTGAAAATTTGAACCCCTTAcccttttctctaaatttttaaggtTAAATCTgtttaagttttcttaatttcttttaaaaattaagtggcttTTCTCCTTCATTTGTTTCAGCAGGGCTGTTTCATTGCTGTATTTCCTTTCCATACTTATTTTCattatgctttacttgagccAATAATCTATTAAAAACAATATCTCTATCTtcacaaaatataatatgaataggTTGTATACACATCACTCTCTCCAAAcctcaaatatgaaataatacttaatataagtttttctttttctaatagCTCCAATGTTGAAAGAATCTTTTTGGACTTTCATCTTTCATGTAGGACTACTTTCTTTAGGCCAAGTACTATATTCCAATCAGCGTCCCCCAAGTACTATATTCCAATCagcgcccccccccccccccaaaaaaaaaatgattatgaATTTGATAAAGTTAGtagtaatatattttaaatccGAGTATTATATTTTGAAAGCTATTTATGCGTAGTGTcgatttgttttttgttttttttgggtTGCATGTCTTGATATGATTTACCTTCATATTTTGCATAAAGTGAATTTTCAGTAGGTGAGGAATAAAATGATGTCTAATTGTTTAATATTGGGCAATTTACAAGCATATACAACACTCAATAATTATAAAGCGTACACAAATCTTATCCTGACTTTGTCGTGTAGAGATGATGTTTAAGATAGTAACAAGTTTGAAAAAAATGCAAGAATCAAAAGCTATATTAAAAATCTTGAAGAAAGAAAAGTACTAACAACAACACTCGTAATAGATTCAAGTATATAAGATATACtagcataataataataataataataccgGTAAGGAAATAAATAGGTGCTTCAGACTAGAACCTTCCTCTACCACCGGATGCCAAGTTAGCATCATTCATGCAATTATATTCTTGTTAGAGAGAAGATAAAAATGATTGGAATCATAAAGCCAACAACTGCAAGCATGACTTAGGATGGACATTAAAAATTGGATGAGTTATAGCAATACATAAAGAGACAGAATATGATAGGCACAACCCAACAACATCGATAACAGCATATCCAGTGTAATCTCAAATGCCACATGAATGTTCATGTGAGATTTTGTGACGCTTAATTAAATCAGTGCAAGAGAACATACTCTTCCTCCAGCGTTTACTTGAGACTGTTCCCTACATCAATTACAAAGCGATATTTGACGTCCTTCTTTATTAACCTTTCGAGTGCCTCATTGGCATATTGAATGGGGACTATCTCAATATCTGGATAAATTTTGTGGGAATCACAGAAATCCAGCATTTCTTGTGTCTGCTTTGTTCCACCAGTTAGACTCCCAACGATGCTCTTAATACCTGCCAGAAACGAGAGTCATTTTAGCCGAGTACAACATATAGAACACAAGCTTCAAATTGTGAGCAGATAAAATAATaccgaggactaagtttcctgGAATAAATTTCACTTCGCTTGGGAAGCCAACCAGAACAAGAACACCAGCAGTCTTTAACAGCGATAAGTATGTGTCAAATGGAATATCTCCAGAAGCGGTGTTGATAATGAAGTCAAATGAATTACTCAGCGCCTGTAACAATGTAAAAGATCAATCACAACATCAGGTTATAGTATTTTCTATGATATCTTGATGACTGACATCATACCGTCATCTGCTGTTCATCCGATGAGATTACAAACTTGTCCGCTCCAAGAAGCTTTAACGCCTCTTCTCTCTTAGATATACTTGTACTGAATACTGTTACATTCAATCCAAAAGCCTTTCCAAACTTCACTGCTAAGTGACCTAGACCACCTAATCCAACCACACCTAGAGATTTTCCAGGTTGGTTCATGTTATGTCTTATCATCGGAGTATAAACAGTAATTCCAGCACATAGTAAAGGTGCTGCAGATGCAAGCGGGTAAGTTTCAGGTATTCTAAAGCAGTACCTGTACATATAAGCAACATATTTCAATCAGTATACTATATACTACCTATTTTTAAAGACCATTTGGTCCACATAGGGTATAGATCAGGGGACGTTGGAATGAGCTAGTGGGGTGAGAATAACACATAATTTGTCAGAGTTGGATATATTAACCTTTCATTAACGACAATGTAACTGGAGTATCCCCCTTTCGTAACTGTACCATCCATGTCTATACCATCAAAAGTGTATATCGCTCCTTTTGAGCAATGAACCTCTAATCTTTCAATACAATATTCACATTCCTTGCATGAATTAACATATGTTCCAACTCCAACATTGTTGCCAACTTTGAAGTGCTTAACATCGGCACCAACCTCTCTCACAGTTCCCGTAATTTCATGCCTGACAGTCATGAAAAGATTAAATGAggcaatataaaatataaggaCAATAACTACTCAATGCCAATCTATGTGGAAATTTCACAATATGTAAATGAGAGAATATTTATCCTGGCATCAAATAATATCTGAAATCAAGCTTCGCACCCTGGCACTAGAGGATATTTTGAAGTTCCAAGTTTATTCCTGGTCCAGACAACGTCAGCGAAACAAATTCCACAAAATGCAATGTCTAGCAGAATGTCATCACTGCCGACTGCCCTGTggtaagtaaaataaaattttagcaGAAGATAACTAGCTGCAACTTAAAATAACTCGAGaagtagaatcaaatcaatgGTTCAACCATTTAAAGTTAGTCAATGATCATGTAATCCAAAGTGGAGAAATAGAACAGTCCTTGTCAGATGATGAAAACGccaccaaaagaaaagaaaatgaagcatcacaaaagtgCATTCAATACTTGCACACTGTAAATGTACCTCCGGCTGAATTCATAAGGTGAAAGAACTCCTGACGGATCTCTCGCTGCCCAACCAAGGCAATTCTCGTTTGCACTTGCAGAAGCCATTATAATTATTCTGCATTAAGAATGCAATACAGAAGTAAGAATAATGTAATAGCAGAA
This Solanum dulcamara chromosome 1, daSolDulc1.2, whole genome shotgun sequence DNA region includes the following protein-coding sequences:
- the LOC129872757 gene encoding probable cinnamyl alcohol dehydrogenase 1, with the protein product MASASANENCLGWAARDPSGVLSPYEFSRRAVGSDDILLDIAFCGICFADVVWTRNKLGTSKYPLVPGHEITGTVREVGADVKHFKVGNNVGVGTYVNSCKECEYCIERLEVHCSKGAIYTFDGIDMDGTVTKGGYSSYIVVNERYCFRIPETYPLASAAPLLCAGITVYTPMIRHNMNQPGKSLGVVGLGGLGHLAVKFGKAFGLNVTVFSTSISKREEALKLLGADKFVISSDEQQMTALSNSFDFIINTASGDIPFDTYLSLLKTAGVLVLVGFPSEVKFIPGNLVLGIKSIVGSLTGGTKQTQEMLDFCDSHKIYPDIEIVPIQYANEALERLIKKDVKYRFVIDVGNSLK